In Phacochoerus africanus isolate WHEZ1 chromosome 1, ROS_Pafr_v1, whole genome shotgun sequence, the following are encoded in one genomic region:
- the LOC125125072 gene encoding LOW QUALITY PROTEIN: transcription initiation factor TFIID subunit 10-like (The sequence of the model RefSeq protein was modified relative to this genomic sequence to represent the inferred CDS: inserted 2 bases in 1 codon) yields MSCSSSPKAAPASTTSAPGPEAAVSAPTTLPVGTALENKASPNGTAEGPGARAAAEGMEPVVXRGRALESVGCVAPLEGAMSNRVFMLPSVANEDVKPVVSSTPLLDFMMQLRDYRPTIPDALTGNYLNLGGFEASDPRIIRLVSLAAQKFISDIANDALQHCKMKGTASGNSRSKSKDHKYTLTMEDLTLALSEYGINVKKPHYFTSLNVLVCPLVPTPTCFHNKL; encoded by the exons ATGAGCTGCAGCAGCTCCCCCAAGGCAGCACCGGCCTCCACCACCTCAGCTCCAGGCCCAGAGGCCGCAGTCTCAGCCCCCACCACGCTGCCCGTTGGCACTGCTTTAGAGAATAAGGCCAGCCCCAATGGGACAGCTGAAGGGCCtggggccagagctgcagcagagggCATGGAACCCGTGGT GCGTGGGCGGGCTCTGGAGTCAGTGGGCTGCGTGGCACCCCTGGAGGGGGCCATGTCTAACAGGGTATTCATGCTGCCAAGCGTGGCCAATGAAGACGTGAAGCCAGTGGTGTCCAGCACGCCTTTGCTTGACTTCATGATGCAGCTGAGGGATTACAGGCCTACCATCCCTGATGCACTTACTGGTAACTACTTGAACCTCGGTGGTTTTGAGGCCTCGGACCCACGCATAATTCGGCTCGTCTCCCTAGCTGCCCAGAAATTCATCTCAGATATTGCCAACGATGCCCTACAGCACTGCAAAATGAAGGGCACAGCCTCTGGCAACTCCCGAAGCAAGAGCAAGGACCACAAGTACACTCTAACCATGGAGGACTTGACCCTTGCCCTCAGCGAGTATGGCATCAATGTGAAGAAGCCGCACTACTTCACCAGTTTAAACGTCCTTGTCTGTCCCCTTGTCCCCACACCAACCTGTTTTCATAATAAACTTTAA